In Puntigrus tetrazona isolate hp1 chromosome 7, ASM1883169v1, whole genome shotgun sequence, the following are encoded in one genomic region:
- the arih1l gene encoding E3 ubiquitin-protein ligase arih1l isoform X2 — protein sequence MDSDEGYNYEFDDEEEEEEDEEECSEDSGEEEAEDEELGEVELLDPAVAGGEADDCADTGGGGGGGGGLGPGQEEEDYRFEVLTTEQILQHMVECIREVNEVIQTISCPAHSCDILVDDNTVMRLITDSKVKLKYQHLITNSFVECNRLLKWCPAPDCHHVVKVQYPDAKPVRCKCGRQFCFNCGENWHDPVKCKWLRKWIKKCDDDSETSNWIAANTKECPKCHVTIEKDGGCNHMVCRNQNCKAEFCWVCLGPWEPHGSAWYNCNRYNEDDAKAARDAQERSRAALQRYLFYCNRYMNHMQSLRFEHKLYAQVKQKMEEMQQHNMSWIEVQFLKKAVDVLCQCRSTLMFTYVFAFYLKKNNQSIIFENNQADLENATEVLSGYLERDISQDSLQDIKQKVQDKYRYCESRRRVLLQHVHEGYEKDLWEYIED from the exons ATGGACTCGGACGAGGGCTACAACTACGAGTTCGACgacgaagaggaggaggaagaagacgAGGAGGAGTGCAGCGAGGACAGCGGGGAAGAGGAGGCCGAGGACGAGGAGCTGGGCGAGGTGGAGCTGCTGGACCCGGCCGTGGCTGGAGGAGAAGCCGACGACTGCGCTGAcaccggcggcggcggcggcggaggaGGAGGCCTGGGGCCCGGCCAGGAGGAGGAGGACTACCGCTTCGAGGTGCTGACCACCGAGCAGATCCTCCAGCACATGGTGGAGTGCATCCGGGAGGTCAACGAGGTCATACAG ACCATCTCGTGTCCTGCTCACAGCTGTGACATTTTGGTTGACGATAACACTGTAAT GCGTCTGATCACAGATTCTAAAGTGAAGTTGAAGTATCAGCATTTAATCACAAATAGTTTCGTAGAG TGTAACAGACTGTTGAAATGGTGTCCAGCTCCTGACTGCCACCATGTGGTCAAAGTTCAGTATCCTGATGCCAAACCTGTTCGCTGCAAATGCGGGAGACAGTTCTG TTTCAATTGTGGAGAGAACTGGCATGACCCTGTTAAATGCAAG TGGTTGAGGAAGTGGATAAAGAAATGCGATGATGACAGTGAAACATCCAACTGGATTGCAGCAAATACCAAG GAATGTCCCAAATGTCATGTGACCATTGAAAAAGACGGTGGCTGTAATCACATGGTGTGTCGAAACCAGAATTGTAAAGCAGAGTTCTGCTGGGTTTGTCTCGGCCCTTGGGAACCTCACGGCTCTGCTTG GTACAACTGCAATCGCTACAATGAAGATGATGCAAAGGCAGCCCGAGATGCTCAAGAG CGATCCCGTGCCGCCCTGCAGCGCTACCTCTTCTACTGCAACCGCTACATGAACCACATGCAGAGTCTGCGCTTCGAGCACAAGTTGTACGCGCAGGTCAAGCAGAAGATGGAGGAGATGCAGCAGCACAACATGTCGTGGATCGAGGTGCAGTTCCTGAAGAAGGCCGTGGATGTGCTGTGCCAGTGTCGCTCCACGCTCATGTTCACATACGTCTTTGCCTTCTACCTCAAAAAGAACAACCAGTCCATCATTTTCGAG AACAATCAGGCTGATTTGGAGAACGCTACAGAGGTGCTCTCGGGGTATCTAGAGAGAGATATCTCCCAGGATTCTTTGCAAGATATCaaacagaaagttcaagataagTATAG ATACTGTGAGAGCCGGCGACGAGTGCTGCTGCAGCACGTTCACGAGGGCTACGAGAAAGACTTGTGGGAGTACATCGAAGACTGA
- the arih1l gene encoding E3 ubiquitin-protein ligase arih1l isoform X1, with protein sequence MDSDEGYNYEFDDEEEEEEDEEECSEDSGEEEAEDEELGEVELLDPAVAGGEADDCADTGGGGGGGGGLGPGQEEEDYRFEVLTTEQILQHMVECIREVNEVIQNPATITRILLSHFNWDKEKLMERYFDGNLDKLFSECHVINPSKKPKTRPMSTRSSSQDMPCQICYLNYPNSYFTGLECGHKFCMQCWGDYLTTKIIEEGMGQTISCPAHSCDILVDDNTVMRLITDSKVKLKYQHLITNSFVECNRLLKWCPAPDCHHVVKVQYPDAKPVRCKCGRQFCFNCGENWHDPVKCKWLRKWIKKCDDDSETSNWIAANTKECPKCHVTIEKDGGCNHMVCRNQNCKAEFCWVCLGPWEPHGSAWYNCNRYNEDDAKAARDAQERSRAALQRYLFYCNRYMNHMQSLRFEHKLYAQVKQKMEEMQQHNMSWIEVQFLKKAVDVLCQCRSTLMFTYVFAFYLKKNNQSIIFENNQADLENATEVLSGYLERDISQDSLQDIKQKVQDKYRYCESRRRVLLQHVHEGYEKDLWEYIED encoded by the exons ATGGACTCGGACGAGGGCTACAACTACGAGTTCGACgacgaagaggaggaggaagaagacgAGGAGGAGTGCAGCGAGGACAGCGGGGAAGAGGAGGCCGAGGACGAGGAGCTGGGCGAGGTGGAGCTGCTGGACCCGGCCGTGGCTGGAGGAGAAGCCGACGACTGCGCTGAcaccggcggcggcggcggcggaggaGGAGGCCTGGGGCCCGGCCAGGAGGAGGAGGACTACCGCTTCGAGGTGCTGACCACCGAGCAGATCCTCCAGCACATGGTGGAGTGCATCCGGGAGGTCAACGAGGTCATACAG AACCCAGCCACGATAACCAGAATACTCCTCAGTCACTTCAACTGGGACAAAGAGAAGCTTATGGAGAG GTACTTCGACGGAAACCTGGACAAGTTGTTTTCAGAGTGCCACGTCATTAACCCCAgtaaaaaacccaaaacacgACCAATGAGCACACGCTCCTCCAGTCAGGATATGCCCTGCCAGATCTGCTATCTCAACTATCCAAACTCG TATTTCACAGGTCTTGAATGTGGGCACAAGTTCTGCATGCAGTGCTGGGGTGACTATTTAACCACCAAAATCATCGAGGAAGGGATGGGACAG ACCATCTCGTGTCCTGCTCACAGCTGTGACATTTTGGTTGACGATAACACTGTAAT GCGTCTGATCACAGATTCTAAAGTGAAGTTGAAGTATCAGCATTTAATCACAAATAGTTTCGTAGAG TGTAACAGACTGTTGAAATGGTGTCCAGCTCCTGACTGCCACCATGTGGTCAAAGTTCAGTATCCTGATGCCAAACCTGTTCGCTGCAAATGCGGGAGACAGTTCTG TTTCAATTGTGGAGAGAACTGGCATGACCCTGTTAAATGCAAG TGGTTGAGGAAGTGGATAAAGAAATGCGATGATGACAGTGAAACATCCAACTGGATTGCAGCAAATACCAAG GAATGTCCCAAATGTCATGTGACCATTGAAAAAGACGGTGGCTGTAATCACATGGTGTGTCGAAACCAGAATTGTAAAGCAGAGTTCTGCTGGGTTTGTCTCGGCCCTTGGGAACCTCACGGCTCTGCTTG GTACAACTGCAATCGCTACAATGAAGATGATGCAAAGGCAGCCCGAGATGCTCAAGAG CGATCCCGTGCCGCCCTGCAGCGCTACCTCTTCTACTGCAACCGCTACATGAACCACATGCAGAGTCTGCGCTTCGAGCACAAGTTGTACGCGCAGGTCAAGCAGAAGATGGAGGAGATGCAGCAGCACAACATGTCGTGGATCGAGGTGCAGTTCCTGAAGAAGGCCGTGGATGTGCTGTGCCAGTGTCGCTCCACGCTCATGTTCACATACGTCTTTGCCTTCTACCTCAAAAAGAACAACCAGTCCATCATTTTCGAG AACAATCAGGCTGATTTGGAGAACGCTACAGAGGTGCTCTCGGGGTATCTAGAGAGAGATATCTCCCAGGATTCTTTGCAAGATATCaaacagaaagttcaagataagTATAG ATACTGTGAGAGCCGGCGACGAGTGCTGCTGCAGCACGTTCACGAGGGCTACGAGAAAGACTTGTGGGAGTACATCGAAGACTGA